In Anaerolineales bacterium, the following are encoded in one genomic region:
- the glmU gene encoding bifunctional UDP-N-acetylglucosamine diphosphorylase/glucosamine-1-phosphate N-acetyltransferase GlmU: MSARVVLLAAGKGTRMRSKLPKLLHPLGGTPMVLHALRAAVDATAARPLLVVGHGAEAMRQTVGERADFVEQIEQLGTGHAVLQARAALQGGADLVLVSNADLPLLTAATLKLLLETQQANPGPFSMLTLRQPNARGFGRVKRGAEGGVLAIIEEAEATPEELAIDELNVGAYCFRADWLWPALDKLHPSANKGEYYLTDLLEIATAAGERVEAVVLQDPQEAIGVNTREHLAEAEAALRQRINRHWMLAGVTLVDPASTYIEPGVTIGQDTVIWPNTILQGDTHIGEDCHIGPNTVVRHSRIGNACRVEAAVVEMAVMENHVDIGPFAHLRKDTHLGDHVHMGNFGEVKNSTLGPGSKMGHFSYIGDATIGANVNIGAGTITANYDGENKNKTIIEDDVFIGSDTMLVAPLRIGQGARTGAGAVVTKDVPARTVVVGIPARAIRKLEEPD; the protein is encoded by the coding sequence ATGAGCGCGCGTGTCGTCTTACTCGCCGCGGGCAAAGGCACGCGCATGCGTTCCAAGCTGCCTAAACTGCTGCATCCGCTGGGCGGCACGCCCATGGTGCTGCACGCCCTACGGGCTGCCGTGGATGCCACTGCGGCCCGGCCGCTGCTGGTGGTCGGCCACGGGGCAGAAGCCATGCGCCAGACCGTAGGCGAGCGCGCTGATTTTGTTGAGCAAATCGAGCAACTGGGCACCGGCCACGCGGTGCTGCAGGCCCGCGCTGCCCTGCAAGGCGGGGCAGACCTGGTACTGGTCAGCAATGCTGACCTGCCGCTCCTCACCGCAGCCACGCTCAAGCTACTGCTGGAAACCCAGCAGGCCAACCCCGGCCCATTCAGCATGCTCACCCTGCGTCAACCGAATGCGCGTGGCTTCGGCCGCGTCAAACGCGGCGCGGAGGGCGGCGTGTTGGCCATTATTGAAGAAGCCGAAGCCACGCCGGAAGAGCTGGCCATCGACGAACTCAACGTGGGCGCTTACTGCTTCCGCGCCGATTGGCTGTGGCCGGCGCTGGACAAGCTGCACCCCTCGGCCAATAAGGGCGAGTATTACCTCACCGACCTGCTCGAAATTGCCACCGCTGCCGGCGAACGCGTCGAGGCCGTGGTGCTGCAAGATCCGCAAGAAGCTATCGGCGTCAACACCCGCGAGCATCTGGCGGAGGCCGAAGCCGCCCTGCGCCAGCGCATCAATCGCCATTGGATGCTGGCCGGCGTGACCTTGGTCGACCCGGCATCCACCTACATCGAACCCGGCGTCACCATCGGCCAGGACACGGTGATTTGGCCCAACACCATCCTGCAGGGCGACACTCACATCGGGGAAGATTGCCATATAGGCCCCAACACGGTAGTGCGCCACAGTCGCATTGGCAACGCCTGCCGGGTGGAAGCCGCCGTGGTGGAAATGGCGGTGATGGAAAACCACGTAGATATTGGCCCCTTTGCCCACCTGCGTAAGGACACCCACCTGGGCGACCACGTCCATATGGGCAACTTTGGTGAAGTCAAGAACTCCACCTTGGGTCCCGGGTCCAAGATGGGCCATTTCTCCTACATCGGAGACGCCACTATTGGGGCCAACGTCAATATCGGGGCCGGCACCATCACTGCCAATTACGACGGCGAGAACAAAAACAAGACCATCATCGAAGACGACGTATTCATTGGCAGCGACACCATGCTGGTGGCCCCGCTGCGCATCGGCCAGGGTGCCCGCACCGGCGCGGGTGCGGTTGTCACCAAAGACGTGCCCGCCCGCACCGTAGTGGTCGGCATCCCCGCCCGCGCCATCCGTAAACTGGAGGAACCAGATTAG
- a CDS encoding response regulator: MSVRQAKSILLLEEQPEIGAMLRSGLERLDVSIRVQLVSGAQQAAQAMLAERFDLLIADVASPGLSGLELMQRGRQQNPELQTILLSATHDPKIRSLAAKAGVHAFFYKPVELADLLDAVERIFGLVRSFLPPEIQASLPAEPAGQPSQIAQWLDELLFNLQAGGAGLYNRHGQLLAHTGDLPAQLRATLSPHLLAAHHAAAHLAPESLQAFRSADQHLLLSSMQPGYALLLATQPLNAARLAAHTEAISQCLRRALPELEHWQAERNQPAQTPASVTTDPQLEAALELAETKPINRSETDKFWKEQEQDLQLLPAAGTLTYEQASLLGLTPGN, encoded by the coding sequence ATGAGCGTTCGGCAAGCGAAATCCATCCTGCTGTTGGAAGAACAGCCAGAGATTGGCGCCATGCTGCGCAGCGGCCTGGAGCGGCTGGATGTCTCCATCCGCGTCCAGCTCGTGTCCGGGGCGCAGCAGGCCGCCCAGGCCATGTTGGCCGAACGCTTTGACCTGCTGATCGCCGATGTGGCTTCACCCGGCCTCTCCGGCCTGGAGCTAATGCAGCGTGGCCGCCAGCAAAACCCAGAGTTGCAGACCATCCTGCTCAGCGCCACGCATGACCCTAAGATCCGCAGCCTGGCGGCCAAAGCGGGCGTACACGCTTTCTTCTATAAACCAGTGGAACTGGCCGACCTGCTCGACGCGGTTGAGCGCATCTTTGGCTTGGTGCGCAGCTTCCTGCCGCCGGAAATCCAGGCGAGCCTGCCCGCAGAACCGGCCGGCCAACCCAGCCAGATCGCTCAATGGCTGGACGAATTGCTTTTCAACCTGCAAGCTGGCGGCGCGGGCCTGTACAACCGCCACGGTCAGTTGCTGGCCCACACTGGTGACCTGCCTGCCCAGCTGCGCGCCACCCTCAGCCCGCATTTGCTGGCCGCCCACCACGCCGCCGCACACCTGGCGCCAGAATCTCTGCAAGCCTTCCGCAGCGCCGACCAGCACCTGCTGCTGAGCAGCATGCAGCCGGGCTACGCTCTGCTGCTGGCCACCCAACCACTGAATGCCGCCCGCCTGGCCGCTCACACAGAGGCGATCAGCCAATGCCTCCGGCGCGCCCTGCCAGAGCTGGAGCATTGGCAGGCTGAACGCAACCAGCCAGCCCAGACACCCGCCAGCGTCACCACAGACCCACAGCTGGAAGCCGCTCTGGAGCTAGCCGAGACCAAGCCCATCAACCGCAGTGAGACCGATAAGTTCTGGAAAGAGCAGGAACAGGACTTGCAGCTGCTGCCAGCCGCCGGCACACTGACCTACGAGCAGGCTTCACTGCTTGGGCTTACGCCCGGTAACTAG
- a CDS encoding heme ABC transporter ATP-binding protein — protein MLTSRQLSVAYGDKSVLQDINLSLKPGEILGLIGPNGAGKTSLIRALSAVIRPSGGQVLINETDLADLPEAQRARQIAVVPQASDLPPAFSVLQCVALGRTPHLNWLGRLSLSDEAKVQEALQAAEIEALADRLTGELSGGEKQRVLLARALAQDCPILLLDEPTAHLDLHHQVGLLELLRRMVAERQLAVLIAMHDLNLASVYTDRLVLLVNGRIRAQGAPASVLTQETLQSAYQVPLQVRANPKHGSPWVVLDRN, from the coding sequence ATGCTGACCAGCCGTCAACTTTCCGTCGCCTATGGCGACAAGTCCGTGCTCCAAGACATCAATCTCAGCCTGAAACCCGGCGAAATTCTGGGGCTCATCGGCCCTAATGGCGCCGGCAAAACCAGCCTGATCCGCGCCCTCAGCGCCGTGATCCGCCCCAGCGGCGGCCAGGTGCTGATCAACGAAACTGATTTAGCCGATCTGCCAGAGGCGCAGCGCGCCCGGCAAATCGCAGTGGTGCCGCAAGCCTCAGACCTGCCGCCCGCCTTCAGTGTGCTGCAGTGCGTTGCCTTGGGCCGCACACCCCACCTCAACTGGCTGGGGCGGCTGAGCCTCAGCGACGAGGCCAAGGTTCAGGAAGCCCTGCAGGCCGCCGAGATTGAGGCGTTGGCAGACCGGCTGACTGGCGAGCTCTCCGGCGGGGAAAAACAGCGCGTGCTGCTGGCGCGGGCCTTGGCGCAAGACTGCCCCATCCTGTTGCTGGACGAGCCCACAGCCCACCTGGATCTGCACCATCAGGTAGGCTTGCTGGAACTGCTGCGCCGCATGGTGGCAGAACGCCAATTGGCCGTGCTGATCGCCATGCACGACCTTAATCTGGCTTCGGTATATACGGACCGCCTGGTGCTGCTGGTCAACGGCCGCATCCGGGCTCAGGGCGCACCAGCCAGCGTACTCACCCAGGAAACGCTGCAGAGCGCTTACCAGGTACCACTTCAGGTGCGGGCCAATCCTAAACACGGCTCTCCCTGGGTCGTCCTGGATCGCAATTAG
- a CDS encoding iron ABC transporter permease produces MKTWLRKHPILANSLVLALALIFSVAVGSVFIPPQEVLQTLLGNPISSTTATILYSIRLPHTFLIALTGAALASSGAAYQGLFRNPLADPYLIGVASGAGLGAVFVMAQAWPSDLLGFYAVPAAAFAGALLAVLLVMAIARVGKAVPVTTLLLAGVAVSSFATALSSFFMLYSNNELRRALAWLLGGASLSGWHPVWAALPYIAVGLIILLLSGHQLNVLQMGEEQAQQLGLRVERVKLLLIVAASLAAAAAVAFSGMIGFVGLIVPHAMRLVWGGDYRLLLPLSVIGGASALLLADLLARWVLAPEVLPIGILTALAGVPFFLWLLRRTKAQLYW; encoded by the coding sequence ATGAAGACGTGGTTACGCAAACACCCCATTCTCGCCAACAGCCTGGTGTTGGCTTTAGCGTTAATCTTTAGCGTTGCCGTCGGTTCGGTATTCATTCCTCCGCAGGAAGTGCTGCAAACCCTGCTGGGCAACCCAATATCCAGCACCACCGCCACCATCCTGTACAGCATCCGCCTGCCGCACACCTTTCTGATCGCCCTGACCGGCGCGGCGCTGGCCAGCAGCGGCGCGGCCTACCAGGGCCTTTTCCGCAACCCGCTGGCCGATCCTTACCTGATCGGCGTGGCCTCCGGCGCCGGGCTGGGCGCCGTTTTTGTCATGGCGCAGGCTTGGCCCAGTGACCTGCTGGGCTTTTACGCGGTACCCGCCGCGGCCTTTGCCGGCGCTCTGTTGGCCGTACTGCTGGTCATGGCAATTGCCCGGGTGGGCAAGGCCGTGCCGGTCACGACACTGTTGCTGGCCGGTGTGGCGGTCAGCTCCTTTGCCACCGCGCTCAGTTCATTCTTTATGCTGTATTCCAACAACGAGCTGCGCCGCGCCCTGGCTTGGCTGCTGGGTGGTGCGTCTCTCAGCGGCTGGCACCCCGTCTGGGCCGCTCTGCCCTACATTGCTGTGGGCCTGATCATCTTGCTCTTGTCCGGCCATCAGCTTAACGTCCTGCAAATGGGTGAGGAGCAAGCCCAGCAGCTGGGCCTGCGCGTGGAGCGCGTCAAACTCCTGCTGATCGTGGCGGCTTCGCTGGCCGCGGCGGCGGCGGTGGCCTTCTCCGGCATGATCGGCTTCGTCGGTCTGATCGTGCCGCACGCCATGCGCCTGGTTTGGGGCGGCGACTACCGCCTGCTGCTGCCGCTGTCCGTGATTGGCGGGGCCAGCGCCCTGCTGCTGGCCGACCTGCTGGCGCGTTGGGTGCTTGCACCTGAGGTGCTGCCCATCGGCATCCTGACCGCCCTGGCGGGCGTACCTTTCTTCCTCTGGTTGCTGCGGCGCACCAAGGCGCAACTGTATTGGTAG
- a CDS encoding cobalamin-binding protein: MKLKNLLSTLLLFSLLLAACGAPVAELPAPEVDVAEAPVAPEVAENAFPLTVTDGMGREITLETPAQQIVSLAPSNTELLFALGAGSQLVGRDMYSDYPAEAANVADIGDTYGSLNTEFITSLEPDLVLAAGTTPPEQVTALETLGITVYWLGDPSDFEGLYQNIYTVGQLTGRDQEANDLVADLQDRIADVDDALAGRTETPAVFYELDASDPAAPWSAGEGTFIDMIITRAGGENIVADLGMYPQVSIEELLVRNPDLIVLGDSNFGVTAESVAARAGWGTLAAVQNGEVHPFDDNLISRPGPRLVEALEQLARLLHPDRFN; encoded by the coding sequence ATGAAACTTAAGAATTTGCTTAGCACCCTGTTGCTGTTCAGTCTGCTGCTGGCCGCCTGTGGCGCGCCCGTGGCTGAGCTGCCTGCGCCTGAAGTGGATGTAGCCGAGGCGCCTGTCGCTCCAGAAGTTGCTGAAAACGCTTTCCCCTTAACCGTCACCGACGGTATGGGTCGCGAGATCACGCTGGAGACTCCCGCGCAGCAGATCGTCTCGCTGGCGCCCTCCAACACGGAACTGCTCTTCGCCCTCGGCGCGGGCAGCCAGTTGGTTGGCCGTGACATGTATTCCGATTACCCGGCCGAAGCCGCCAATGTCGCCGATATCGGCGACACCTATGGCTCTTTGAACACGGAGTTCATCACCAGTCTGGAACCCGACTTGGTGTTGGCCGCCGGCACCACCCCGCCCGAACAGGTCACCGCCCTGGAGACGCTGGGCATTACAGTCTATTGGCTGGGCGACCCCAGCGATTTTGAAGGCCTGTACCAAAACATCTACACCGTGGGCCAGCTGACCGGCCGCGACCAGGAGGCCAACGACCTGGTGGCTGACCTGCAGGACCGCATTGCCGATGTGGACGACGCTCTGGCTGGCAGGACGGAAACGCCTGCCGTGTTCTATGAATTGGACGCCTCAGACCCTGCGGCTCCCTGGAGCGCGGGCGAGGGCACCTTCATTGACATGATCATCACCCGCGCCGGCGGCGAGAATATCGTGGCGGACCTGGGAATGTATCCCCAGGTGAGCATCGAAGAATTGCTGGTACGCAACCCAGACCTGATCGTTCTGGGCGACTCCAACTTTGGCGTCACAGCTGAATCAGTAGCCGCCCGCGCCGGCTGGGGCACCCTGGCGGCCGTTCAAAACGGCGAGGTGCATCCTTTTGACGATAATTTGATCAGCCGCCCTGGCCCCCGCCTGGTGGAAGCGTTGGAGCAACTCGCCCGCCTGCTCCACCCCGATCGGTTCAACTAA
- the wecB gene encoding UDP-N-acetylglucosamine 2-epimerase (non-hydrolyzing) translates to MPNMLTLVVGARPNFMKAAPLMESIAARQRFTARLVHTGQHFDANMSQIFFEQLGLPQPDVYLNIQGGSPAEQIGRMVLELEKEFQNHQPEMVVVFGDVNSTLAAAVVANKLNLPLAHVEAGLRSFDRSMPEEHNRIVTDMLADVLFTPSPDGDENLLREGVAAERIFRVGNIMVDSLKRFQPVAEALAAWETFGLPRGRYGLITLHRPANVDDVEILRGLVDVLVQIQKDAPLIFPVHPRTREKLRTQQLLAPLEQAGVLVAEPIGYLEFLSLMTQARFVLTDSGGIQEETTMLGVPCLTARENTERPITISQGTNRLVGNRPEGILEGYRHLQAAPTQPIHPELWDGQTALRIEEILAAKLLK, encoded by the coding sequence ATGCCCAATATGCTGACATTGGTGGTGGGGGCCCGACCTAATTTTATGAAAGCGGCTCCGTTGATGGAGTCGATCGCCGCGCGCCAACGCTTTACGGCGCGGCTGGTGCACACCGGCCAGCACTTTGATGCCAACATGTCACAGATCTTTTTTGAGCAGCTGGGCCTGCCGCAGCCGGACGTATATCTCAATATTCAAGGCGGCAGTCCGGCGGAGCAGATCGGCCGCATGGTTTTGGAGCTTGAGAAAGAGTTCCAAAACCACCAGCCTGAGATGGTTGTCGTGTTTGGGGATGTCAATTCCACCCTTGCGGCGGCGGTGGTGGCCAACAAGCTCAACTTGCCGCTGGCGCACGTAGAGGCCGGCCTGCGCAGTTTTGACCGCAGCATGCCGGAGGAGCACAACCGCATCGTCACCGACATGCTGGCTGATGTACTTTTTACGCCTTCCCCGGACGGCGATGAGAACCTGCTGCGCGAGGGCGTGGCTGCCGAGCGTATCTTCCGCGTCGGCAACATCATGGTGGACAGCCTGAAACGCTTCCAGCCTGTCGCAGAGGCGCTGGCCGCCTGGGAGACCTTTGGTTTGCCGCGCGGCCGATATGGCTTGATCACTCTGCACCGCCCGGCCAATGTGGACGATGTGGAGATCTTGCGCGGCTTGGTCGATGTGCTGGTGCAGATCCAAAAGGATGCCCCCCTAATCTTTCCGGTGCACCCGCGCACCCGTGAGAAGCTGCGCACGCAGCAGCTGTTGGCTCCCCTGGAGCAGGCTGGGGTGCTGGTGGCCGAGCCGATAGGTTATTTGGAGTTCCTCAGCCTGATGACGCAGGCGCGCTTTGTGCTGACCGATTCGGGCGGAATCCAGGAAGAAACCACCATGTTGGGCGTCCCCTGCCTGACGGCCCGCGAGAACACCGAACGGCCGATCACCATCAGCCAGGGCACCAACCGGCTGGTGGGCAACCGGCCTGAAGGCATCTTGGAAGGTTACAGGCACTTGCAGGCCGCGCCAACGCAACCGATACACCCGGAGCTTTGGGACGGCCAAACTGCCTTACGCATCGAAGAGATCTTGGCGGCCAAACTGCTGAAATAA
- a CDS encoding winged helix-turn-helix transcriptional regulator gives MKQHEYRLLEAISEDDTVTQAGLATHLGIAVGSVNWYIKRLISRGYLKATRMDRTRLRYNLTAEGMNAFKRNATQYVRDSLKVYYGLRLQAKQLITEMKGRGIAQVALTGDEPELDIFRLSCLEVGIDPQSDTDWVVRYADGEYSLERKA, from the coding sequence ATGAAACAGCACGAATACCGCCTCCTGGAGGCGATCTCTGAGGACGATACCGTCACCCAGGCTGGTCTGGCGACCCACTTGGGCATCGCCGTCGGCAGTGTCAACTGGTACATTAAGCGACTAATCAGCCGCGGCTACCTCAAGGCGACCCGCATGGACCGCACTCGCCTGCGCTACAACTTGACGGCCGAAGGCATGAATGCCTTTAAGCGCAACGCCACTCAATACGTACGCGATTCGCTCAAGGTGTACTACGGACTGCGCCTGCAGGCCAAGCAGTTGATTACAGAGATGAAAGGCCGCGGCATCGCCCAGGTTGCTTTGACGGGCGATGAACCCGAGCTGGATATCTTCCGTCTGTCTTGCCTCGAAGTGGGTATTGACCCGCAAAGCGATACCGATTGGGTCGTGCGCTACGCAGACGGCGAATATTCTCTGGAGCGCAAAGCGTGA
- a CDS encoding 2-C-methyl-D-erythritol 4-phosphate cytidylyltransferase codes for MKKPVVYAVIPARGGSKRLPRKNVQMLWGKPLIYWAVRACQQSSYISECYVSTEDDEIASLAEQFGAKLIRRPAQLAGDAAFKQDVIVHAAESFAHKPDLVVSVQANSPEVRAADLDAAIAKLIENDRSEIFSVDESLLQNAAFRVMKYDYVFQKSLSTYCGVFVTRYVDVHTMEDIQFLEQNSQPSDR; via the coding sequence ATGAAAAAGCCCGTAGTGTATGCGGTCATTCCGGCGCGCGGTGGCTCCAAACGGCTGCCGCGCAAGAATGTGCAAATGCTGTGGGGCAAGCCGCTGATCTATTGGGCCGTGCGCGCCTGCCAGCAGTCCAGCTATATCAGCGAGTGCTACGTCTCCACCGAAGACGACGAGATCGCCAGCCTGGCGGAGCAATTCGGCGCCAAGCTGATTCGCCGGCCTGCACAGCTGGCAGGTGACGCGGCCTTTAAGCAAGACGTCATCGTGCACGCTGCCGAGAGCTTTGCCCACAAACCCGATCTGGTCGTGTCAGTGCAGGCCAATTCGCCTGAAGTGCGTGCAGCTGACCTGGACGCGGCGATTGCCAAACTGATCGAGAATGATCGCAGCGAGATCTTTTCTGTGGATGAGAGCCTGCTGCAAAATGCCGCGTTTCGTGTGATGAAATACGATTATGTCTTCCAGAAATCGTTGAGCACCTACTGTGGCGTGTTTGTCACACGCTATGTGGATGTGCACACCATGGAGGACATCCAATTTCTGGAACAAAACTCCCAACCCAGTGATAGGTAA
- a CDS encoding N-acetylneuraminate synthase family protein — translation MHKHPALGQTYLIAEIHPQFSGDMTRAKTIIQQCKLGGADAVKVQLYDSKVLFGDELRSYVQIEKDELQELKQYCDNLGIDLSASIFTANRVLWCEDLGFKYYKIASRTVEEDPALCAQIFETGKPVLISLGMWDWQTKGVPFDNEQAVYFYCVSKYPTPASEVVMPDFPNSIFQGYSDHTVGVGACAFALARGATYIEKHFSLNKTFHVPTEMGHAGSMDLDDLRQLRYYADTFSLLQSNLG, via the coding sequence ATGCATAAACACCCTGCCCTAGGACAAACCTACTTGATCGCCGAAATTCACCCGCAGTTCAGCGGCGACATGACGCGCGCCAAGACCATCATTCAGCAGTGCAAGCTGGGTGGGGCCGACGCGGTCAAGGTCCAGCTGTATGATTCCAAAGTCCTGTTTGGCGATGAGTTGCGCAGCTATGTGCAGATCGAGAAAGACGAACTACAGGAGCTCAAGCAGTACTGCGACAACCTGGGCATTGATTTGTCCGCGTCTATATTTACGGCCAACCGTGTGCTGTGGTGTGAGGATCTGGGCTTCAAATATTACAAGATTGCCAGCCGTACGGTGGAAGAAGACCCTGCGTTGTGCGCGCAAATCTTCGAAACCGGCAAACCGGTGCTGATCTCGCTGGGCATGTGGGACTGGCAAACTAAGGGCGTGCCTTTTGACAACGAGCAGGCTGTGTATTTCTACTGTGTGTCCAAGTACCCCACCCCCGCCAGCGAAGTAGTCATGCCCGATTTCCCCAACAGCATTTTTCAAGGATACAGCGACCACACGGTGGGCGTAGGCGCCTGTGCCTTTGCCTTGGCTCGTGGAGCAACCTACATTGAGAAGCATTTCAGCCTGAACAAAACCTTCCATGTCCCGACCGAGATGGGCCATGCGGGTTCCATGGACCTGGATGACCTGCGCCAACTGCGCTACTACGCAGACACCTTTAGCTTGCTGCAGAGCAACCTGGGTTAA
- a CDS encoding glycosyltransferase family 2 protein: MKATIIVTSYNYGAYIDRCLRSCLTQNFPNNDYEVIVVDDASTDNTVKILAKFKKHKNFRYFVNEENKGVAESANVGIREAMGQYFVRVDADDYINEDLLLFQTRYLAENHEAFCVSCDYVMVDEFGNKLERKYAETDPVSCGIMYRTDLIRNLGMYNSEFRHREEEELRARLAEYYQIHHLRIPLYRYRMHESNKTKNKAAMDQFKTYVDLIKKKK; the protein is encoded by the coding sequence ATGAAAGCCACCATCATTGTCACTTCATACAATTACGGTGCGTACATCGATCGCTGCCTGCGCAGCTGTCTGACTCAGAATTTTCCCAACAATGATTATGAGGTCATTGTGGTCGATGACGCCAGCACAGACAACACGGTAAAGATCTTGGCGAAATTCAAGAAGCATAAGAACTTCCGCTATTTTGTGAACGAAGAGAACAAAGGCGTTGCAGAATCCGCCAACGTAGGCATCCGTGAGGCCATGGGCCAATACTTCGTGCGCGTGGATGCGGACGACTACATCAATGAAGACCTACTCCTGTTTCAGACCCGCTACCTGGCGGAAAACCACGAAGCCTTTTGCGTCTCCTGCGACTATGTCATGGTGGATGAATTCGGCAACAAGCTCGAACGCAAGTATGCGGAAACCGACCCGGTGTCCTGCGGCATCATGTATCGCACAGACCTAATTCGCAACTTGGGGATGTACAACAGCGAATTCCGCCATCGGGAAGAGGAGGAACTGCGCGCCCGCTTGGCGGAGTATTACCAGATCCATCATTTGCGCATTCCGCTGTACCGCTACCGCATGCACGAGAGCAACAAGACCAAGAATAAAGCCGCCATGGATCAGTTCAAGACCTATGTCGACCTAATCAAGAAAAAGAAGTGA
- a CDS encoding ABC transporter ATP-binding protein, which yields MASQTSTSPVGEKASTFFWTYLRPNFHLVLLLIFCYFLVSLLTAAQPLVMAPMLDIVLGNLSMENTPAQPEALGSLDLNNIGAYLLSILAGFELSQWQTVWAMAIAYLVISILLYLLNFGVYLLALWIRINSEREIQKDLFAHVISLSLDFFHRKRTGELISRLDQDTRATVSGLANIARSVVVSSFLALFYSALLVRTNVRLTLFIILAGALHYGLTQLIRNPIKQRVRDQFNIMADNTAYIQEVISSIRVVKSFVAEAYERMRLSNIIERLRLINLRYGVFKHVDEPVGQIINAISNVAILLLATQELFQGTLTPTGFFLYLYVGRAVLDPITDLARTYTALQTTFATSERVRDLFSEQPSIRGGEIAVQQLKQDIRFSDVAFSYADSPVLTNVDIQIRKGQITALVGPSGAGKSTLFDLLLRFYDPQEGRILVDGKDLRELDLSEYRRLFGVVSQESLLFNASVFDNIAYPGLDVSLANVREAAQIANADEFIERMPQGYNSLIGDRGVLVSGGQRQRLAIARAVVRKPQILLLDEATSSLDSESEKLVQDAIDRVIRGTTAVIIAHRLSTVIHADQIVVLDQGRVVDQGKHTELLARCDLYRSLCELQFDLKTD from the coding sequence ATGGCATCTCAAACTTCGACTTCACCAGTCGGTGAAAAGGCCAGCACATTTTTTTGGACTTATTTGCGTCCCAACTTTCACTTGGTGTTGCTGCTTATTTTCTGTTACTTTCTGGTTTCCCTGCTGACCGCGGCCCAACCATTGGTCATGGCGCCCATGCTGGATATTGTCTTGGGCAACTTGTCCATGGAAAATACTCCTGCACAACCAGAAGCCTTAGGCAGCTTGGACCTGAACAACATCGGCGCCTATTTGCTTTCCATCCTCGCCGGATTCGAACTGAGCCAATGGCAAACTGTTTGGGCCATGGCTATTGCCTATCTGGTGATTTCGATCCTCTTGTATCTGCTGAATTTTGGTGTCTATCTGCTTGCCTTATGGATTCGTATCAATTCAGAACGCGAGATACAAAAGGACCTGTTTGCTCATGTCATCTCGCTTTCGTTGGATTTCTTCCATCGAAAGCGCACTGGAGAGCTCATCTCTCGCCTGGATCAAGATACGCGGGCTACCGTATCAGGTCTAGCCAACATTGCCCGCAGCGTAGTTGTTTCCAGCTTCCTGGCCCTGTTTTACAGCGCCTTGCTCGTCCGCACCAATGTGCGCTTGACCCTCTTTATTATCTTGGCTGGGGCTTTGCATTACGGCCTTACTCAATTAATCCGCAATCCAATCAAGCAGCGCGTGCGTGACCAGTTCAATATTATGGCTGATAATACAGCCTATATTCAGGAAGTCATTTCCAGTATTCGGGTGGTTAAGTCGTTTGTCGCTGAAGCGTATGAACGCATGCGTCTAAGCAATATCATAGAACGGCTGCGCCTAATCAACCTGCGCTATGGGGTTTTTAAACATGTAGATGAGCCCGTTGGACAGATCATCAATGCCATCAGTAACGTAGCGATTTTGTTGTTGGCCACTCAGGAACTCTTTCAGGGAACTCTTACGCCGACAGGCTTCTTTCTTTATCTTTATGTGGGGCGAGCTGTTCTGGATCCGATTACTGACCTGGCGCGCACCTATACAGCCCTGCAGACTACGTTTGCTACCAGTGAGCGCGTGCGCGATTTATTCAGTGAACAGCCCAGCATCCGGGGCGGCGAGATAGCAGTCCAGCAGTTGAAACAGGACATTCGTTTTAGCGATGTGGCTTTTTCCTATGCCGATAGCCCGGTGCTTACGAATGTGGATATTCAAATCCGCAAGGGCCAGATAACCGCCCTGGTAGGCCCCAGCGGGGCAGGCAAATCCACGTTGTTCGATCTGCTGCTGCGTTTCTATGACCCACAAGAAGGCCGTATTTTGGTCGACGGCAAGGATCTCAGGGAGCTGGATCTGAGCGAATATCGCCGGCTGTTCGGCGTGGTTTCGCAGGAGAGTTTGCTCTTTAATGCCAGCGTGTTTGACAATATTGCTTATCCGGGGTTGGATGTTTCTCTAGCAAATGTAAGGGAAGCAGCCCAAATCGCCAACGCTGACGAATTTATTGAACGCATGCCGCAAGGTTATAACAGCCTGATCGGCGACCGTGGTGTGCTGGTTTCTGGTGGCCAACGCCAGCGCTTGGCGATCGCCCGAGCGGTGGTACGTAAGCCGCAGATCCTATTGCTGGATGAAGCAACCAGTTCATTGGACAGCGAATCAGAGAAATTGGTGCAAGATGCTATCGATCGGGTGATCCGCGGCACCACAGCGGTGATCATTGCTCACCGGCTGTCCACGGTGATCCACGCCGACCAAATCGTAGTGCTGGACCAAGGGCGCGTAGTGGACCAAGGCAAGCATACTGAGTTGCTGGCGCGCTGTGACTTATACCGTTCCCTGTGCGAATTGCAATTTGATCTGAAGACCGACTGA